Genomic DNA from Roseburia intestinalis L1-82:
CGTGACAAGTCATATTTCAGGACTTTTCAGCAGAAGAGGTTACAACATTGACAGTTTTTCTTCCGGCGTGACCGCAGATCCGAGATATACAAGGATTACGATCGTCGCGACCGGCGATGAACAGATTTTAGAGCAGATTGAAAAACAGCTTGCGAAGCTGGAAGATGTTGTAGACATCAAAAAACTTGAAAATGGTTCATCCGTGACGAGAGAGCTGATCTTAGTAAAGATTCGTGCGAAAGATACAGAACGTCAGCCAATCTTAAATGTAACCGAGATCTTTCATGGAAAAGTTGTGGATGTAACCCACGATTCGATGGTGATCGAATTGACAGGCCATCAGGACAAGCTGGATGCATTTTTAGATCTTCTGTCCGGATATGAGATTTTAGAACTTGCGCGAACCGGACTGACCGGATTGTCGAGAGGCATTTCCGATGTCGTTATGTTAGACGAAGACGGCAAAAGAGTATCATTATAACAAAATAAGCAGATAAGAATATGCAAATACATATTTTTTATTAAGAAACCAAAATTGGAGGAAATTAATTATGGCAGCAAAAATATTTTATCAGGAAGACTGTAACCTTTCACTGTTAGACGGAAAGACGATCGCAATCATCGGCTACGGCAGTCAGGGACATGCACATGCATTAAACTTAAAAGATTCAGGATGCCATGTTATCATTGGTCTTTATGAGGGAAGCAAATCCTGGGCAAAAGCTGAGAAACAGGGATTTGAAGTATATACAACAGCAGAGGCAGCAAAGAAAGCCGACATCATCATGATCTTAATCAACGATGAGAAACAGGCAGATATGTACAAAAAAGATATCGAGCCAAACCTTGAGGCAGGCAACATGTTAATGTTCGCACATGGTTTCAATATTCATTTCGGATGTATCGTACCTCCAAAGGATGTAGATGTTACCATGATCGCTCCAAAAGCTCCGGGACATACCGTACGTTCTGAGTATCAGGTTGGAAAAGGAACACCTTGTCTGATCGCTGTTGAGCAGGATGCAACAGGAAAAGCACAGGATCTTGCATTAGCATATGCACTTGGTATCGGCGGAGCAAGAGCTGGTGTTCTTGAGACAACATTCCGTACCGAGACAGAGACAGACCTTTTCGGTGAGCAGGCAGTTCTCTGCGGTGGTGTTTGTGCATTAATGCAGGCTGGTTTTGAGACATTATGCGAAGCTGGTTATGACCCAAGAAATGCATACTTCGAGTGTATCCATGAGATGAAACTGATTGTAGACTTAATCTACCAGTCAGGTTTCGAGGGAATGAGATATTCTATCTCCAACACAGCAGAGTATGGTGATTACATCACAGGACCGAAGATCATCACAGAGGATACAAAGAAAGCGATGAAACAGATCCTTTCCGATATCCAGGATGGTACATTTGCAAAAGATTTCTTACTTGATATGTCTCCTGCAGGACGTCAGGTTCACTTCAAGGCTATGAGAAAGAAAGCTGCAGAGCATCCATCAGAGCAGGTTGGTAAAGAGATCCGTAAACTGTACAGCTGGAACAACGAAGAGGACAAACTGATCAACAACTAATTTTTAGCTGAGTAATGAGACAATGGATATTATACTTTAGAGTATAGATTTATTGTTGGAAAGATAAAAGAAAGAATCATCATGTGGTACATTTCATATGATGGTTCTTTTTTTACCTTAAGAACTTGTGAACCGGTATCAGAAAAACTTTTATGACAGCTGGAGGAAACGTTTCTGACAGGGCGGTTGGTACTTGACAAAACCATGGTATATGATAAAATAAATCATGTTGTGAATAAAATACATCAGACTTTGATAAGGAATAGTAAGAATTTTTTATTTTTCAGAGAGCTGCCGGATGCTGCGAGACAGTAAAGAAAAATTCCCAACTCGCCTTTGAGTCCTTTTGTCCAAGCTATCAGTTAGGTTTATAGTGTGTAAGCAAAAGCGTGTTGTCCGCGTTAAGGATCATAAGAGCGTATTGTCTTGTTTTCATGTTAAAATTGATCTGACAGATGAGCAGATGGATTTTAAATATTGACAGATGGGAAATGAAATCAAAAGAATACGAATTAGAGTGGTACCACGGAGTAAGATAGACTTCGTCTCTA
This window encodes:
- the ilvN gene encoding acetolactate synthase small subunit, which gives rise to MRKQVLSLLVENNPGVTSHISGLFSRRGYNIDSFSSGVTADPRYTRITIVATGDEQILEQIEKQLAKLEDVVDIKKLENGSSVTRELILVKIRAKDTERQPILNVTEIFHGKVVDVTHDSMVIELTGHQDKLDAFLDLLSGYEILELARTGLTGLSRGISDVVMLDEDGKRVSL
- the ilvC gene encoding ketol-acid reductoisomerase, producing the protein MAAKIFYQEDCNLSLLDGKTIAIIGYGSQGHAHALNLKDSGCHVIIGLYEGSKSWAKAEKQGFEVYTTAEAAKKADIIMILINDEKQADMYKKDIEPNLEAGNMLMFAHGFNIHFGCIVPPKDVDVTMIAPKAPGHTVRSEYQVGKGTPCLIAVEQDATGKAQDLALAYALGIGGARAGVLETTFRTETETDLFGEQAVLCGGVCALMQAGFETLCEAGYDPRNAYFECIHEMKLIVDLIYQSGFEGMRYSISNTAEYGDYITGPKIITEDTKKAMKQILSDIQDGTFAKDFLLDMSPAGRQVHFKAMRKKAAEHPSEQVGKEIRKLYSWNNEEDKLINN